A region of the Cryptococcus deuterogattii R265 chromosome 1, complete sequence genome:
ggaagcaaaagaagacggaagatgagcaTGCTCGAACACCTGCTGTCGCTGTTCGGGAACGCGATACCTCATTGAGTGTGAGGGCTTCAAAAGCACTGATTATGACCAGTGGACCTATCTCACAAGCAAACAAGTGGACAAGGAAATTGATGGGAACAAATCACACCGGATTAGAGATGTGTAACGCGCAAGCTCGAGCGGGTAACTGCACTTGCGACCTCTCAACATACTACTTTACCCACATATATCCCAACATCATTCGTTCATACGCCCAATCCAAGTCGTTGGCTGTAGCAGCAGTCATCCGTATCTCCGAGTTTGTATTGCAAGAGTTCAGAGAACTCCAACTCTTTGTTTCTCACTTTGCTCAAACTATCCAAGCAGCCTCCCGTCTCATGCTTTCACGCGCTACTCGAGGAGCCCAGATGCTCAAATCATCCCTCCAGCCACTTTACCGGCGCTTCACTGCTTCTCCTCGGAAAGTCACTTACGCCACGAGGACCAAAGTCGTCAAAACCAAAGAAACGTTGGACCAGTTGGCTGAGTATGTCGAAACAAGGTTTGATGGCTTATCAGAGATGATTGATCGCCAGACAGAGGATTTGCAGCGCCAGGCTGGGCAGAGTATCCGGAAGGCCAAAAAGGGGTTGAACAGACTTATCCGGGATGCCCGTTCTGACTCCCCCCCAAAAAGTGGagtaaggaagaagaagttggagAGGCAGGCAGTGAACTCGCAGAAAAATGACCGGTTCTGTTTCAAATCACGGAAGACTAGATGGGGAAagaatgggaggaggggcCGATAAAGATCTAAGGGATCTGTTGAGGCATTCCTCATTGGTCGCCGCATGAGGGTGCCTTTTGCTCGTAAGTAATTGCCCCTATCCCAGAGACAGCGCCAAATAGAATGAGCGGTTGACTCGGAGACCAGGCCTTATCGACAAGCCTTGGTCCCCATCTCTGATCTGCCTTCAGCgtttctccttctggtCTGTAAATTTGTAATCTAGTTCTTTCGCTGTATATGTTTTTGGCTTCGCTCCCGACCCATCGTATCTGGATCGTCACGACGATACCGCCTCTATCACGTCGACACGTTTATCATAGCGCGTAGTGACTGGGCTGGTGGTGTTGGGATGGAGGCTGCGTTATGTTTGTTTCTGTTAAATGCTATGTGGTGTTGTTAGATAGTGATTTTCTGCTTTTGCCTGTGCTTGTTGATATGCAGTATGATTATTTGATTGCGTTGTTACAGTATCCCGGAGATGATGCTTGCTTCGTTGGCGATCAGAGGATATAGAGAGATTAATCGGCTATCTCCGTTATCATGGGCGCTGCTTATTATCGATTGCTCGACTCGACGCAACTCAGTCATCCCCAACCCCCGGTATATACATGCCAACCCCTATCTCATAATCCACGTAGAACCATGCCCTCCTCAAAGCCACTCTTCAATACCACACGGTGAGTACTTGACTCCGTCCACATCACATTCCTTACTTGACATTCCACAGTCTCCAAGGCAAGACCGGTAAGCCCATAAGCACAAACATCATCAGGCCCAACTCTAATGCAGCCATACAGCCGTCGTGACCGGTGCGTCCGGTGGTATTGGAGCTGCTACTGCTGTTCTCTTTGCCCGAGCTGGATGCAATGTTATCCTCCTCGCTCGTCGTCAAGATGCCCTCAGCAAGGTCGCCCAGCAatgcaaggaagaaggcgctGATGGCATCAAGGTGTTTACCAAAACGCTTGATGTGAATGATAGGACGTCTGTAGAAGGTTTGGTTCCTGcgctcaagaaggagggtttTGAGACTTTTGATGTGTAAGTGTTGTGAAAGCTGGGCGGATGAGTATACGGTCTGGTGGCTTAACTCTTGGTGGTAGCTTGGTTAACAATGCCGGTGGTGCTATTGGCAAGGATAAAATTGGAGGTAAGCTCGGAGCTGAACAGTTTACATTGATTCAAGCTGATTCATTCGCCCCTTTTGCAGAAATCTGTATGTTCATGATTATAGAGTAGTAATGCtcaaaaagatgaaagggCCACTGACAAGTAGTTAGCCCTAGCAGACATTGACACCATGATCTCCACCAACTGTGAGTAACTTGGTCCTTCGTTCTTGCTCAGACTAATATCCATAGTCATCTCCCTCATGCAAATCACCCAGCTCTTTTTGAacgagatgaagaaggtcgatACTGGCGTACGTCTTtgctctcccttccttttaTCCTGGTAGCTTATCTCTCTTTATGTAGCACATCATTAACATTGGCTCCATTGCTGGCCGTGAGCCTTATGCGGGTGTAAGTCTGAACCATATTTCCCCATCAATCCATCGCTGCAATTTGGCAGCTAATCTCCCATCAATGTCATTAGGGCGGTGTGTACTGCGCCGTCAAGCATGCCGTTAGGtccttcaccaccaccctctTGAAAGAAGTCGTCGCTACCGGTGTTCGAGTGACAGAAGTTGCTCCCGGATTTGTGGAGACTAATTTTTCGGTCACAAGGTTTAGAGGCGACGAGACTGCTGCCAAGAAGGTCTATGAAGGGATGCAACCTCGTGAGTTTTATGATAAATTGACCAAATGTTGGGATATCAAGACCTGACCGTCCTTTTCTGTTCTATTAGTGCTGGCTGAGGATATCGCCGAAGAAATCGTCTGGTGTGCGCTTCGGCCCCCTCATGTACAGATTGCCGAAATGGGTAAGCGTCCATGTCCCTCATCTTTTACCCATTACTTGGCGGTCCACTGAAAGTTACCTCTAGTGGTTCTCCCCAACGCCCAGGCTAGTGCAGAGATTATTGCCAGGAAGACCCAATTATAGCGTTGGCTGTCTCGTTTAGATGCGAAAAAAATTAGTGCATAGtggaatgaagaacaaAAATTGAAATCTGTGACTAAGAAGGATCGTTTTACTATTCAGGAAGGACTTGtgttgttggtgaaggCCCTCGAAGACAAGCCTTTTTGGTGATTGTCTCACTACCCCTGCAGCTATCCCCGCTGAGCGCTGCGGATACGAAGGAGCCTTTAGTGATACTGCTGACCAGGAGACTTTGTCTTTCGTGGATGGAATGCTTGCAAAAAACTCAGCGCCGTTACCCCTTTCTATCCTTCGAATCATAACGATGTCCCATTTTCAGATTCTGTGCCTTGTGTACTCATTACTCATTCACTCGTAGATACCCAAAAGTCTTGTAGCATCCAGGCGAGACCTATGCAATCATCGCATCAAAAGGATACTTTTTCACCTAGCTCTTTGTCACAACAAGCACTCTCATTTATTGCCAACCTATATTAGAATATGAAGACCATTATGCATATATACTTCAACGACTAGTATACAAACCACCTTTCGCCCCCCCTCTCCAGCAACTATAGGACCCCAGCTATAAACTCAAGTCTGAATGTTCGTAACTTTCTTGTGATGCATTTCCTATCCACTCGCTAGATTAACGTTGGTGTTCCGCTGGGCTAGCAAAGGGCTACAGATGAAGGGGAATTGTTGTATGTACTAAAACTAAGACCCATGATATATATTCATTGGcttttggagaaggggtTCTACTAGTAGGACAAACATTGATTTCGAAATAGAGAAAACGAGAACTGTATAGAccgagaaaaagaaaagaaaaaagaaatacgCAGATGGTAACAAGTGAGAATATGCTTTGGGGACTCTTAAGAATGGTGTATGCGCAGACGGCGTCccgaaaaaagaaagaaaaatgaaCATTAGATGATCTGCGTAAAACGATGAGCGTTTAGCTATATAGGGTTAAGAATCAGATACTCACCCTAAAGACCATAGATGGACGTCAACCTTCTACTGCAATTCCCTGCGCGCCGCGACAGACTGTCGCACTTGGCCGAAGAGCCTAAACACCTCATCCTGCGCCCTGACAAATGGCTGTTTCCAGAACCCATAAGCCTCGTTGTCGAGCAACTCGATGAAAGTGACAAGTAGACCCCAAGGATGAGGGCGTTTGACGATGGTTCGTTCGAGAAGGATACGAGCGATACGCTCGGGAATGGTAGATGAAAGCTCGGGTTGCACGCTGGTAccgaaaaggaagagcataaaatggatgaagaaaagggtaTGAGCAGATGGGTATCGAAGCTGATCAGCAACCACGTTGAGCATATAGTATTGGCCTGATATGGTTGTCAGTATATAGTCGTACAGTTTATATGGAAAAAAACACACCTTCGCCGTCAAACGCATGTGCCAAACCAGCCAACACGGCCACCTCAGGAGCCTTCGGGTCAAAGCTCACAACACCTGTTTGCTGGAAGGTCCTGGCAACCGCAGTGGTACCAAGATAGAAGACTGACGCATGCATTAATGTGTGGTTCCATGTGACAGCAGTGCTGCCTTGAGGACCTAAAGACTTGACCGCAATCCTGTTCTTGAGCTCCGCCACaattgaaggaagagtaggGACGCCAGTCCGGACATACTGGTCGATGGCGGCCTTGACGTTGCCGTCGGCCAACGCGCCAATGTAGTCTGAGCGAACGGTGGGGAATCGTTGCATCTCCACAACAAGCTGATCAAGCCGCTTATAGTAATCGGGAAGAGGAGCCTCGGAATGAGGGAAAGCAGAAAGGACGATGTTTCGCATTTGAGTGCAGTGGGGAGGAATGACGGTCGAGAGAGTATGGTAGAACTCAACGAGGAACTCGGGGAAGTCATGCAAAAGAAGCATGAGAAGTCGAATAGTGGCTCTGAAGATTGACCTTGACGAAGGAGTCATGTCATCTGATTGAAGGAAGGGCGCAAGGAAGCGAAGGAGCCACATGACACATCGGTGGAACTCGGGCCACCCTTCGTCCCTttgggtggagaggagTTTAGGCATGAAAAGACGGTGGGAAATGATTGAGACCCAACCGAACGCGAAGCGAGGGGCGTAGGTGGGCTGAGTAATGCCGAGATTGTTGGCAAGGTGCTTCAAGCAGCCGATATATGTCTCAGGAAGGTTATACTCAATAGTGGCCAACTCGCTCAACATACTTGTAAAGAATCTGGCCCAAGGTCGCTGGTTGAAAGCATCACCCATGGCAAGTTGCCTTTGCACGAGGGAGTACGACATGATCGTAATGATCTTGTTGTAATAGTAGACAGCTCTGCCAACACTGCTGGCTCCGCTCTTGTCACCGTAGTTTTTAACGATGAGTAGAATGAGTTTGGCCAAAGCATCCACGCCGTAGAACCTTGACGAGCCATCGGGGTTAAGCTTAGCGGTGTCGAGATCGACGGCAGTATTGATAGCAGTACGGTAAAATGCAGATGAGACATCCTCACCGCTGAGGATACCCTCCTTTTGCAAGAAAGTAATGTAGGGCACAAATGGAACTTCAGGATCCTTGCTAGAGCTGCAGACCCGGACCCACTCCAAGAAGTAGTGTGCCAACCGCTCCTGAAGCTTGCTGTCAATGACAGTCTTGGACCGGTCACCCTCGACGCTACTCTGAGGCTCTCGTGGGCCACGAAGCTCCTCGAGTAATGAGTCAACTTGAGCAGTAGCATGACCAGCTTCCTGAGCCTTGAGGAGCGAAGCCAGACTATGAGAGAAGGCCTGCCGGGGAAGGAATGCGATATCAGACACCGAGCATTCACGAATGAGTTGAGTGACGAAGTCGAGGATTTCGGAAGGATAGGATCGGATGACGATGTGGGAAAGGGCGACATCAAGCTCTTGCACGCCAATGGACTGCgcgcgaagaagagttACAGTGACAGGGACATTCAGCTTCCTCTGCTGAAACGTTAGCTTAATCAAAGAAATCATTTAAACATGACTTACCACATCCTCCGCATAGATCAACCACTGCTTCACTTCCTTGTCCACCTTCGCCGACAAATCGCACAGCTGCTGCAACAAGTACACATATACTTCCCTACCCAACTGTACCGTGGATCTGTACAATAGCTGCACAACTTTTTGGGCAATCGCCAAAGTCGTGTTCTCCCTGTGCACAGACTGGTTCGCTATAATGACGATGGCTCGAATAAGATCTCGCAGCTCATGGTCGGCCGGAAGGGCCGAAATGCTAGGTACAGGGGTCTGAGAGACGATCTTCTGTATCTCAGCCGCAACTTCGTGGAATTTGTCAATGCTAGTCTGAGGTGGGATAGCATGGGGTGATGCAACAACTTCAGGAGCCTCAGCAACGTCTTGAACAAAGCCGTGACGAGGCGAAGGGCCAGTCTTGATTTCCGCAGGAACGAGCCCGTCGTTGAGAGTAAGGTTTTGATAGCTGGCGGATAGATAATCGCCGTTGGCAGCAGGGTGAGA
Encoded here:
- a CDS encoding malonic semialdehyde reductase, with product MPSSKPLFNTTRLQGKTAVVTGASGGIGAATAVLFARAGCNVILLARRQDALSKVAQQCKEEGADGIKVFTKTLDVNDRTSVEGLVPALKKEGFETFDVLVNNAGGAIGKDKIGEISLADIDTMISTNFISLMQITQLFLNEMKKVDTGHIINIGSIAGREPYAGGGVYCAVKHAVRSFTTTLLKEVVATGVRVTEVAPGFVETNFSVTRFRGDETAAKKVYEGMQPLLAEDIAEEIVWCALRPPHVQIAEMVVLPNAQASAEIIARKTQL